A genomic region of Eucalyptus grandis isolate ANBG69807.140 chromosome 5, ASM1654582v1, whole genome shotgun sequence contains the following coding sequences:
- the LOC104444480 gene encoding uncharacterized protein At1g28695, producing MSNGLMKVIRWSRELIANGFKVKSLCKESSPKLQTHQEKLHLSRTRNRARMDHSKNSVLSLTVLSLLSSAVILLCFLSATRFPRPCPAPNPASVHAPADGLGSALARAAMPDKTLIIAVVNGAYAEQGVESDKTMLGLFLESFWLGEGTRGLLDHVLVVAVDEAAHRRCLFQRLHCYRLETEGVDFGGEAVYMSKGFVRMMWARTQFLTEVLRRGYSFIFTDTDVMWLRNPFARLSRNQSVDLQISTDLFNGDPRPEKNLINTGFYFVRSNNKTVALFEAWYAQKDNATGKKEQDVLQDLAREGAFGELGLNVRFLDTRYFSGFCQDSKDIRAVCTVHANCCRSIGAKTLDLTAVLQDWKRFRQSDKEENAAVGGVNGTAAPYRWSDHVGCSKSWKRVGNSTLIS from the exons ATGTCAAATGGCCTGATGAAAGTCATCAGGTGGAGTCGTGAGTTGATCGCCAATGGATTCAAAGTAAAATCCCTCTGTAAG GAATCGAGCCCAAAGCTACAGACCCACCAAGAAAAACTTCACCTTTCGCGCACTCGCAATCGCGCTCGCATGGATCACTCCAAGAACTCCGTCTTGAGCCTCACcgtcctctccctcctctcctccgCCGTCATCCTCCTCTGCTTCCTCTCCGCAACTCGCTTCCCCCGCCCCTGCCCCGCCCCGAACCCG GCCTCGGTGCACGCTCCGGCGGACGGCCTGGGGTCCGCGCTGGCCCGGGCGGCAATGCCGGACAAGACCCTGATCATCGCCGTCGTGAACGGGGCGTACGCAGAGCAGGGCGTGGAGTCGGACAAGACCATGCTGGGCCTCTTCCTCGAGAGCTTCTGGCTCGGGGAGGGCACGCGGGGGCTGCTCGACCACGTCCTGGTGGTCGCCGTCGACGAGGCCGCGCACCGGCGGTGCCTGTTCCAGCGGCTCCACTGCTACCGGCTCGAGACGGAGGGCGTCGACTTCGGGGGAGAGGCGGTCTACATGTCGAAGGGCTTCGTGAGGATGATGTGGGCGCGGACGCAGTTCCTGACGGAGGTGCTCCGGCGAGGGTACAGCTTCATCTTCACG GACACCGACGTAATGTGGCTGAGAAACCCGTTCGCAAGGCTGAGCCGCAACCAGAGCGTAGACCTCCAGATCAGCACCGACCTGTTCAACGGCGACCCGCGGCCGGAGAAGAACCTCATCAACACCGGGTTCTACTTTGTGAGGTCAAACAACAAGACGGTCGCGCTGTTTGAGGCGTGGTACGCCCAGAAGGACAACGCCACCGGGAAGAAAGAGCAGGACGTCCTGCAGGACCTCGCGCGGGAGGGCGCGTTCGGGGAGCTCGGGCTCAACGTGCGGTTCCTGGACACGCGCTACTTCAGCGGGTTCTGCCAGGACAGCAAGGACATAAGGGCCGTGTGCACCGTGCACGCCAACTGTTGCCGGAGCATAGGCGCCAAGACCTTGGACCTCACGGCGGTCCTCCAAGACTGGAAGCGGTTCCGACAGTCTGACAAGGAGGAGAACGCTGCCGTCGGTGGTGTCAATGGAACCGCGGCGCCATACAGATGGTCCGACCACGTCGGCTGTTCGAAGTCATGGAAGAGGGTAGGGAACAGCACCCTGAtttcataa
- the LOC104444479 gene encoding trihelix transcription factor ASIL2: protein MPFSFSPPPTSSSSPLLLPSLSCAAASSSLHLPHRRPSAAPPPPPRLLPSPDLLRSDPLVPPRRRRRPWPRPPTPPPTPSSRPRPAPRLPAAPRGLAGAAPPPGLPTPSPSPSPPPASSPPLPTSVAIPASPPMGQPTTITLAQPAITNPRRLPPPCWSHDETVALIDAYRDKWYSLRRGNLKANHWQDVADAVSSSCPSASPAKTAVQCRHKMEKLRKRYRTELQRARSIPVSRFISSWVHFKRMDSMEKGSNSLNQASATLAKAEKADSDDDNFNDEEEDDESELLGSAQFDHKFKNNGSSANSRNLHALYHNGIGTEHASGSKSAAGGFRIKIPTGVSIAQPGVNYRKFDKKFNMGPAATDANPNFSPNFGPNFGGSGGGSGAAGYGARVAREISGMGKRGREKDPLEEMVGAIKVLGDGFVRMEQMKMEMAREIESMRMEMEMKRTEMILESQQRIVEAFAKAVTERKKKAKRMPTPEA, encoded by the coding sequence AtgcctttctctttttctccaccacccacctcctcctcctctcccctcctcctcccctcgcTATCCtgcgccgccgcctcctcctcccttcACCTCCCCCACCGCCGCCCCTCCGCCGCCCCTCCGCCGCCCCCTCGCCTCCTCCCATCCCCAGATCTGCTCAGATCTGACCCCCTCGtccctccccgccgccgccgccgcccatggCCAcggccgccgacgccgccgccgactCCCTCCTCCCGACCCCGTCCAGCCCCTCGGCTCCCCGCAGCCCCACGAGGACTCGCCGGAGCCGCTCCCCCACCGGGCCTCCCCACCCCGTCGCCCTCcccctcgccgccgcccgcgTCCTCGCCTCCCCTCCCCACGTCGGTGGCCATCCCGGCCTCGCCGCCCATGGGTCAGCCCACCACCATCACCCTGGCCCAGCCGGCCATCACCAACCCGCGGCGGCTCCCGCCGCCGTGCTGGTCCCACGACGAGACGGTGGCCCTCATCGACGCGTACCGCGACAAGTGGTACTCCCTCCGCCGCGGGAACCTCAAGGCCAACCACTGGCAGGACGTCGCCGACGCGGTGTCCTCCAGCTGCCCCTCGGCGTCCCCGGCCAAGACCGCCGTGCAGTGCCGGCACAAGATGGAGAAGCTCCGGAAGCGGTACCGCACCGAGCTCCAGCGCGCCCGCTCGATCCCCGTCTCCCGGTTCATCTCCTCCTGGGTCCACTTCAAGCGCATGGACTCCATGGAGAAGGGCTCCAACTCCTTGAACCAGGCCTCCGCCACGTTGGCCAAGGCCGAGAAGGCCGACAGCGACGACGACAACTTCaacgacgaggaggaggacgacgagaGCGAGTTACTGGGCAGCGCCCAGTTCGATCACAAGTTCAAGAACAACGGCTCCTCCGCGAATTCAAGAAACCTCCATGCCTTGTACCACAACGGGATCGGGACCGAGCACGCCAGCGGGAGCAAATCGGCAGCAGGCGGGTTCCGTATCAAGATCCCCACCGGAGTGAGCATAGCTCAGCCCGGAGTGAATTATCGGAAGTTCGACAAGAAATTCAACATGGGTCCTGCCGCCACTGATGCGAACCCTAATTTTAGCCCCAATTTCGGCCCTAATTTCGGAGGAagcggtggcggcagcggcgCGGCCGGATATGGAGCTAGGGTCGCGAGGGAAATAAGCGGGATGGggaagagggggagagagaaggacCCGCTGGAGGAAATGGTAGGGGCCATCAAGGTCTTGGGGGATGGGTTCGTGAGGATGGAGcagatgaagatggagatggcCCGGGAGATCGAGAGCATGcggatggagatggagatgaagCGGACGGAGATGATCCTCGAGTCGCAGCAGCGGATCGTCGAGGCCTTCGCCAAGGCGGTCACGGAGCGGAAAAAGAAGGCCAAGAGGATGCCTACTCCGGAAGCCTGA